One segment of Daphnia magna isolate NIES linkage group LG2, ASM2063170v1.1, whole genome shotgun sequence DNA contains the following:
- the LOC116917932 gene encoding S-adenosylmethionine mitochondrial carrier protein: protein MSIEIDSNVSIRNFLAAGGIAGMAVDAGLFPLDTLKTRLQSPDGFVKSGGFRGVYSGLGTAVLGSAPTAALFFCTYENTKRLLKHNGVFTVWEPVVHMTSAAFGEVAACMVRVPVEVVKQRRQAGFHSSSVHIFRSILRSEGIAGLYRGYTTTVLREIPFSFIQFPLWEGMKSFWSEKQGRPVSPWQSSICGALSGGLAAAVTTPLDVAKTRIMLADSASIEAGGKLMIVLRSIYFAQGIKGLFAGIVPRVLWISIGGAIFLGVYDKALTTLNS, encoded by the exons ATGAGCATTGAAATTGATTCAAATGTGTCAATCCGGAACTTCCTAGCG GCCGGTGGAATCGCAGGAATGGCTGTGGATGCTGGGCTATTTCCACTTGATACTTTGAAAACAAGACTTCAAAGTCCTGATGGGTTTGTCAAGTCAGGAGGGTTTCGTGGAGTATATTCGGGACTCGGAACGGCTGTTTTGGGCTCAGCTCCCACCG CGGCTCTGTTTTTTTGCACTTACGAGAATACCAAACGCTTATTGAAACATAATGGCGTCTTCACTGTTTGGGAGCCAGTTGTTCACATGACCAGTGCAGCATTTGGTGAAGTC GCAGCGTGCATGGTACGCGTTCCCGTCGAGGTCGTCAAACAAAGACGGCAAGCTGGATTCCATTCGTCCAGTGTACATATATTTCGATCAATCCTACGCAGCGAAGGAATCGCCGGGCTGTATAGGGGTTACACCACAACCGTTCTCCGAGAAAttccattttcattcattCAGTTTCCTCTGTGGGAAGGAATGAAATCTTTTTGGTCAGAAAAGCAAGGCCGACCTGTCAGCCCATGGCAGTCATCAATTTGTGGCGCTCTCTCAG GAGGATTAGCTGCCGCGGTCACAACACCTCTTGACGTAGCCAAAACTAGAATCATGCTGGCTGATTCTGCTAGTATCGAGGCAGGTGGAAAACTCATGATAGTTTTGAGAAGCATTTATTTTGCACAGGGAATCAAAGG ACTCTTTGCAGGCATTGTTCCGCGAGTTCTTTGGATATCCATTGGAGGAGCTATCTTTCTCGGAGTATATGACAAAGCGTTGACTACGTTGAACTCGTGA
- the LOC116917909 gene encoding telomerase reverse transcriptase produces the protein MTESGFSVLEKVFADRQVVSLADFLKDDGTSSKSRLPQIFRNAAVVHVQTPECKPQAAPQVEPEQQLDWYELTESCDSNLFMRGLKDKWYLPCVATTGQPMKTCECPFIPHAARSDWAKLHSEFGAKKMKCLLIHCSIFVLVGRRAWLQISGPLDKGDLERMFPPIFQYRAIPKAVKRKKEEHAIAKAPKTSNLPFRDCPSVQRPLKKIRLTSSDGQSHSVEFLQHTTKSVVSTIDNIPDMKPLSTSLVPILKKVRLKQGDSLSPPIHLTLVVEPQKDCAHASIRREEIGKKKTRRGRNKLITKQIVDKRTAINGSMKIPHDEILYSSSGWTHFPITHPVSHASPIPTVLAILRTSVGGECSESEDQLRSDLPLLGELIEAMMKNHRRCRYNPIVRRMLADSNGDSQKSFVDASRVYQFIRCIVKKVVPIELLGDQTNQQVFLSNVRRFIEAGRGTSFTLNDLIQSMRTSKCRWFSHLPSLAVKISLLARLIVWLFMGFVKPLIRQHFYATETSYGRNRIFFYSKDVWQKIHHRMLRSICSVSLRQPLPVLEKWTAPNSTSELQNLLLFARLRFVPKKNGARPIMSTKFRNTNRKQVNTARLLLHTITSLYVEGMDAKSTHSLHRKWVDYVECRDTENPVYFVHADIEDAFGSIDHDKMVDLLLWYAQNLPRELQVRTFCNVTPDGRRSKPFQIIPHFHRDDPEGWVQQMAPGSVVFHTGTRVEKLNTVKILEFAIRSVREVHVVHHDKAHYQLKRGIPQGSRLSSALCHIYYGHMVREHLSEFLSSPDDLLIRVVDDFLYLTASGERARAFHHRIHQGFTDYNAYVNIDKSATNLDLSIPSDQAQAPPVRKPVWFSFCGLQFHTKTLEIRGDYTKYEGTDIIHCITPSTGEPGKLLLKRIQGISTLKIETVYLDARVNRKPTIVRSMFNACLMAAFRFHAIVKQILMRTVPRHLRDKAANNARYLAHTVIKECCSKMVGHVSSVRRRRKDVKIILSNTETAWLCYEAFHRKLSRHGKLYSNVLLAVRVLQTEHEKKIPNEKLKNLRSWIGKRIPLSFRRMKDHVR, from the exons ATGACGGAAAGCGGATTCAGTGTCCTGGAGAAAGTCTTTGCCGATAGGCAGGTTGTCAGCTTAGCCGACTTTTTGAAGGACGACGGAACAAGCAGCAAGAGCCGTTTGCCACAAATATTTCGAAATGCTGCAGTCGTCCATGTTCAGACGCCTGAATGCAAGCCACAGGCAGCGCCGCAGGTTGAACCCGAACAACAGCTGGACTGGTACGAATTAACCGAGTCATGCGATTCCAACTTGTTCATGAGAGGCCTTAAGGACAAATGGTACCTACCATGTGTAGCAACGACCGGGCAACCAATGAAGACCTGTGAATGTCCCTTTATTCCGCATGCGGCCAGGAGCGATTGGGCGAAGCTGCACTCGGAATTCGGTGCGAAAAAGATGAAATGCCTCCTTATTCATTGCAGCATTTTTGTCCTTGTCGGACGCAGAGCCTGGCTGCAAATCAGTGGCCCGCTGGATAAAGGAGACCTGGAAAGAATGTTTCCTCCCATTTTTCAATATCGAGCCATACCAAAGGCCGTCAAACGCAAGAAAGAAGAACACGCAATAGCGAAAGCCCCGAAAACATCCAATCTTCCATTTCGTGACTGCCCGTCTGTCCAGCGGCCATTAAAGAAAATTCGACTCACATCCAGCGATGGGCAGTCCCATAGCGTGGAGTTTCTTCAACATACTACCAAGAGTGTCGTATCGACGATCGATAACATTCCTGACATGAAACCCTTGTCGACATCTTTGGTAccgattttgaaaaaagtccGCCTAAAGCAAGGTGACAGTCTTTCGCCACCTATCCATTTAACTTTAGTAGTCGAGCCGCAAAAGGATTGTGCACATGCTTCTATTCGAAGGGaagaaattggaaagaaaaagactagACGCGGGCGCAACAAGTTGATAACCAAGCAAATAGTTGACAAACGAACTGCTATAAATGGGTCGATGAAAATTCCGCACGATGAAATCCTGTACAGTAGTTCTGGCTGGACCCACTTTCCGATTACCCATCCCGTTTCCCATGCCTCCCCGATTCCGACCGTGCTGGCTATTTTGAGAACGTCAGTAGGTGGCGAATGTAGCGAATCAGAAGATCAGCTTCGATCCGATTTGCCGCTTTTGGGCGAGTTGATTGAGGCCATGATGAAGAATCATCGCCGATGTCGGTACAACCCAATTGTTCGCCGGATGTTGGCCGATTCAAACGGCGACTCGCAAAAGTCTTTCGTGGACGCCAGTCGTGTCTACCAGTTTATCAGATGTATTGTGAAGAAAGTCGTGCCAATTGAGTTGCTTGGCGACCAAACCAACCAGCAAGTATTTCTGTCGAACGTCCGACGATTCATTGAAGCTGGGAGAGGCACATCTTTTACGCTCAATGATCTCATTCAGTCGATGCGCACCAGTAAATGCCGCTGGTTTTCTCACTTGCCCAGCTTAGCCGTCAAGATTTCATTGCTGGCGAGATTGATCGTTTGGCTTTTCATGGGTTTCGTTAAACCTTTGATCCGGCAGCATTTTTACGCCACCGAAACGTCTTACGGCCGCAATCGgatatttttctattcgaaAGATGTGTGGCAAAAGATCCATCATCGAATGTTACGCTCGATCTGCTCTGTCAGTCTCCGCCAACCTTTGCCCGTCCTGGAGAAATGGACGGCTCCCAATTCGACTTCGGAATTGCAGAATCTCTTACTTTTCGCTCGGCTgcgttttgttccaaaaaagAATGGCGCGCGACCCATCATGTCCACCAAGTTCCGCAATACTAATCGTAAACAAGTCAACACTGCCCGTTTACTCCTTCATACCATTACTAGTCTTTATGTGGAAGGGATGGATGCCAAGTCGACCCACAGTTTACACCGAAAATGGGTTGACTACGTCGAATGTCGAGATACagaaaatccggtttattttgtTCATGCTGACATCGAGGACGCTTTCGGATCCATAGATCACGACAAGATGGTGGACCTTCTACTGTGGTACGCCCAAAACCTTCCTAGAGAACTGCAGGTGCGTACGTTTTGCAATGTCACTCCCGATGGCCGACGGAGTAAACCCTTCCAGATCATCCCGCATTTTCATAGAGATGATCCGGAAGGATGGGTCCAACAAATGGCGCCCGGCAGTGTCGTTTTTCATACGGGAACGCGAGTCGAGAAACTGAACACGGTCAAAATCCTAGAATTTGCCATCAGGTCCGTCCGTGAGGTCCACGTTGTCCACCATGACAAGGCGCATTATCAATTGAAGCGAGGAATACCACAGGGATCTCGTCTATCTAGCGCTCTATGTCACATCTACTACGGCCATATGGTGCGAGAACATTTGTCTGAATTTCTCTCAAGTCCCGATGACTTGCTGATTCGAGTGGTTGACGACTTTCTTTATTTGACTGCCAGTGGTGAACGTGCTAGAGCTTTCCATCATCGGATTCATCAGGGCTTTACGGACTATAATGCTTACGTCAATATCGACAAGTCGGCAACCAACTTGGATCTCAGCATACCCAGTGATCAAGCCCAGGCTCCACCTGTCCGGAAACCGGTTTGGTTCTCGTTCTGTGGGCTTCAATTCCACACGAAAACATTGGAAATACGCGGTGACTATACCAAGTACGAAGGAACGGATATTATCCATTGCATCACACCGTCCACTGGAGAGCCAGGCAAATTGTTACTCAAACGTATTCAAGGCATTTCTACATTGAAAATCGAG ACCGTTTACCTTGATGCAAGAGTGAACAGGAAACCGACTATTGTCCGATCCATGTTTAATGCCTGCCTCATGGCCGCTTTCCGGTTTCATGCTATTGTGAAACAAATCTTAATGCGTACTGTCCCACGTCATTTGCGTGACAAAGCTGCCAACAACGCTCGGTACCTCGCCCACACCGTTATAAAAGAGTGTTGCTCTAAAATGGTCGGCCACGTCAGCAGTGTCCGCCGACGCAGGAAAGATGTCAAGATTATCCTCAGCAATACGGAGACGGCTTGGCTATGCTACGAGGCATTCCATCGAAAACTCAGCCGGCATGGAAAGCTGTACTCTAATGTTTTGTTGGCTGTCAGAGTCCTGCAGACAGAGCACGAGAAGAAGATCCCAAATGAGAAGCTCAAAAATTTGCGATCGTGGATTGGGAAACGTATTCCACTTTCCTTCAGACGAATGAAAGATCATGTTAGATAA
- the LOC116917938 gene encoding uncharacterized protein LOC116917938 — MLRLEVIASITVLVTFSFLPCICGRLCQRESQGLPNNATASQSYSDNQDLYHCPQPRDPSHFTDCCYSGSKISGECCERKHHDFVSGFDDSLLIAISVGVIIVCLLTSVLVLICCFCSRCPLYTVCHNKYHHNDTIAFTTKEELMKLNGMPNEDYKIQHGYEPNAVQVRPVHYDA, encoded by the exons ATGCTACGTTTAGAAGTTATAGCTTCCATAACAGTTCTTGTTACATTCTCATTTTTACCAT GTATCTGTGGAAGACTTTGCCAGAGAGAAAGCCAAGGACTGCCAAACAATGCCACTGCATCTCAATCCTACTCTGATAATCAAGATCTCTATCACTGCCCCCAGCCAAGAGATCCTTCTCACTTCACCGATTGCTGCTATTCTGGTAGTAAAATCTCTGGTGAGTGTTGTGAAAGAAAGCACCATGATTTTGTCTCTGGATTTGATGATAG TTTGCTGATAGCTATATCAGTTGGAGTCATCATTGTCTGTCTTTTGACTTCTGTGTTGGTGCTCATTTGCTGTTTTTGCAGTCGATGCCCCCTTTACACAGTTTGTCACAACAAGTATCATCACAATGATACTATTGCTTTTA cTACCAAAGAAGAATTAATGAAACTAAATGGTATGCCAAATGAAGATTACAAGATACAACATGGTTATGAACCTAATGCAGTTCAGGTTCGGCCAGTCCACTATGACGCGTGA